Proteins encoded in a region of the Solanum dulcamara chromosome 9, daSolDulc1.2, whole genome shotgun sequence genome:
- the LOC129903477 gene encoding inactive protein kinase SELMODRAFT_444075-like isoform X2 codes for MQSAGSFWTSNSIKLKLELKHCMEELRCNIVVMKGSKPKVLRLNLGSSEELQTPFFSANSSPVLDSRELQDERMKHSTPVSSPEDQRTSYIRTSLLNSLTDPDTFLLYERNPLYEGFDIETFSPVRKQSGHDHPVNELPSFGERIITLSAAPKSQTHNLKTILWIPQNDIIADNYSAVENCKSTSHSVTSRNENRNFIGYKQNLSTQGSKLNRDTDVDYLNSSIREAVSLGRTSSIPPPLCSFCQCKAPSFGKPPKQFRYEELEEATNGFSDTNFLAEGGFGLVHKGVLRDGLVVAVKQLKFIGSQADADFHREVRVLSCAQHRNVVLLVGYCIQGNRRLFVYEFICNKSLDFHLHGKKETTLDWSSRLKIAIGTARGLRYLHEDCRVGCIVHRDLRPKNILLTHDFEPLVADFGLAQLYNEWEVSEDEHLIRTSRYLAPEYSNDGKVTEKVDVYAFGLVVLELITGRKTTDLQCYSSQHLLSGSLSPTSGKGPYLSAFKNQLLDSNLTSSQLENFPYELQAMSHAAYMCLQEDPHMRPPISKVLKLLEGGSGILDSNSFGSRSGYMQGTNSKNHPISTGHSRRLSY; via the exons ATGCAGTCAGCTGGGTCATTTTGGACAAGTAATAGCAT AAAATTGAAGTTAGAGCTTAAGCATTGCATGGAAGAACTCCGTTGCAATATTGTAGTGATGAAGGGTTCCAAACCGAAAGTTCTCAGGTTAAATCTAGGATCTTCAGAGGAACTACAAACTCCTTTCTTCTCTGCCAATTCCTCTCCTGTTTTGGATAGTAGAGAATTACAGGATGAAAGGATGAAGCATTCTACTCCGGTGAGCAGTCCCGAGGATCAAAGAACATCCTATATCAGAACTTCATTACTGAATTCATTGACGGATCCAGACACATTCCTTCTGTATGAACGGAATCCTCTGTATGAAGGGTTCGATATAGAAACATTTTCACCGGTCCGCAAGCAAAGTGGGCATGATCATCCAGTAAATGAGCTGCCCTCGTTTGGGGAAAGGATAATAACTCTTTCAGCAGCTCCTAAATCTCAAACTCATAATCTTAAAACTATCCTTTGGATTCCGCAGAACGATATTATTGCTGACAACTATTCAGCTGTAGAAAACTGCAAAAGTACCTCACATTCTGTCACTTCTAGAAATGAAAATCGGAATTTTATCGGGTACAAACAAAACCTGAGTACCCAAGGAAGCAAGTTAAATCGAGACACTGACGTGGACTATCTGAACTCCAGCATCAGAGAAGCAGTCTCTTTAGGTCGAACTTCCTCGATACCTCCTCCTCTATGTTCATTCTGTCAATGTAAAGCACCCTCATTTGGAAAGCCTCCTAAACAATTTCGCTATGAAGAGTTAGAGGAAGCAACAAATGGATTCTCAGACACAAATTTTCTAGCAGAAGGTGGGTTCGGTCTGGTTCATAAAGGGGTTTTAAGGGATGGATTGGTTGTTGCAGTAAAACAGCTGAAGTTTATTGGATCTCAAGCAGACGCTGATTTTCATAGAGAAGTTCGAGTTTTGAGCTGTGCCCAGCACAGGAATGTTGTGCTGCTGGTTGGGTACTGCATTCAGGGAAATCGGAGACTATTTGTCTATGAGTTCATTTGCAACAAGTCCTTGGACTTCCATTTACATG gaaaaaaagaaacaactcTAGATTGGAGCTCACGCCTTAAGATAGCTATTGGGACAGCAAGAGGCTTACGATATCTTCATGAAGATTGCAGAGTGGGATGCATAGTTCACAGGGATCTCAGACCAAAAAACATTCTCTTAACTCACGATTTTGAACCTTTG GTTGCTGATTTTGGACTTGCACAATTGTACAATGAATGGGAAGTTTCTGAAGATGAACATCTAATTAGAACTTCAAG ATATCTTGCCCCAGAATACTCTAATGATGGAAAGGTCACAGAGAAGGTTGACGTATATGCTTTTGGCTTGGTGGTATTGGAGTTGATAACTGGTAGAAAAACCACTGACTTGCAATGCTACAGCAGTCAGCACCTTCTTTCAGGAAGCCTTTCCCCTACATCTGGAAAGGGACCATATCTTTCAGCATTTAAAAATCAGCTGCTCGACTCCAACTTGACCTCATCTCAGCTTGAAAACTTCCCTTATGAACTACAGGCAATGAGTCATGCTGCTTATATGTGTCTACAGGAAGATCCTCATATGCGACCTCCCATTTCAAAG GTACTTAAACTACTAGAAGGAGGCAGTGGCATTCTTGATTCAAATTCATTTGGTAGTAGAAGTGGTTATATGCAGGGAACAAATTCTAAAAACCATCCTATATCAACGGGACATTCTCGCAGGCTCTCTTACTAA
- the LOC129903477 gene encoding inactive protein kinase SELMODRAFT_444075-like isoform X1, with protein sequence MFPPKPQRRTQSMPRGIFPNLADKVIVAVKAEKLINKTALAWALTHVVRPGDCITLLAVFSDEKSERRRFWGFPRMRGDCRSNERTSSHDQIGIITESCSQMVLQFHDRIDVRVRIKVVSALCAGVVAAEAKSNAVSWVILDKKLKLELKHCMEELRCNIVVMKGSKPKVLRLNLGSSEELQTPFFSANSSPVLDSRELQDERMKHSTPVSSPEDQRTSYIRTSLLNSLTDPDTFLLYERNPLYEGFDIETFSPVRKQSGHDHPVNELPSFGERIITLSAAPKSQTHNLKTILWIPQNDIIADNYSAVENCKSTSHSVTSRNENRNFIGYKQNLSTQGSKLNRDTDVDYLNSSIREAVSLGRTSSIPPPLCSFCQCKAPSFGKPPKQFRYEELEEATNGFSDTNFLAEGGFGLVHKGVLRDGLVVAVKQLKFIGSQADADFHREVRVLSCAQHRNVVLLVGYCIQGNRRLFVYEFICNKSLDFHLHGKKETTLDWSSRLKIAIGTARGLRYLHEDCRVGCIVHRDLRPKNILLTHDFEPLVADFGLAQLYNEWEVSEDEHLIRTSRYLAPEYSNDGKVTEKVDVYAFGLVVLELITGRKTTDLQCYSSQHLLSGSLSPTSGKGPYLSAFKNQLLDSNLTSSQLENFPYELQAMSHAAYMCLQEDPHMRPPISKVLKLLEGGSGILDSNSFGSRSGYMQGTNSKNHPISTGHSRRLSY encoded by the exons ATGTTCCCGCCAAAACCACAACGCCGGACTCAGTCGATGCCACGTGGCATTTTTCCTAATCTGGCCGACAAAGTGATCGTCGCCGTGAAGGCGGAGAAGCTGATCAATAAGACCGCACTAGCTTGGGCTCTAACTCACGTTGTTCGTCCTGGAGATTGCATTACGTTGCTCGCTGTGTTTTCCGATGAGAAATCAG AGAGAAGAAGATTCTGGGGATTTCCGAGGATGAGAGGAGATTGCCGGAGTAATGAACGGACGAGCTCACATGATCAGATTGGAATAATCACGGAGTCTTGTTCTCAGATGGTTCTTCAATTTCACGATCGTATTGAT GTTAGGGTGCGAATTAAGGTCGTCTCAGCTTTGTGTGCTGGTGTAGTGGCAGCTGAAGCAAAAAGCAATGCAGTCAGCTGGGTCATTTTGGACAA AAAATTGAAGTTAGAGCTTAAGCATTGCATGGAAGAACTCCGTTGCAATATTGTAGTGATGAAGGGTTCCAAACCGAAAGTTCTCAGGTTAAATCTAGGATCTTCAGAGGAACTACAAACTCCTTTCTTCTCTGCCAATTCCTCTCCTGTTTTGGATAGTAGAGAATTACAGGATGAAAGGATGAAGCATTCTACTCCGGTGAGCAGTCCCGAGGATCAAAGAACATCCTATATCAGAACTTCATTACTGAATTCATTGACGGATCCAGACACATTCCTTCTGTATGAACGGAATCCTCTGTATGAAGGGTTCGATATAGAAACATTTTCACCGGTCCGCAAGCAAAGTGGGCATGATCATCCAGTAAATGAGCTGCCCTCGTTTGGGGAAAGGATAATAACTCTTTCAGCAGCTCCTAAATCTCAAACTCATAATCTTAAAACTATCCTTTGGATTCCGCAGAACGATATTATTGCTGACAACTATTCAGCTGTAGAAAACTGCAAAAGTACCTCACATTCTGTCACTTCTAGAAATGAAAATCGGAATTTTATCGGGTACAAACAAAACCTGAGTACCCAAGGAAGCAAGTTAAATCGAGACACTGACGTGGACTATCTGAACTCCAGCATCAGAGAAGCAGTCTCTTTAGGTCGAACTTCCTCGATACCTCCTCCTCTATGTTCATTCTGTCAATGTAAAGCACCCTCATTTGGAAAGCCTCCTAAACAATTTCGCTATGAAGAGTTAGAGGAAGCAACAAATGGATTCTCAGACACAAATTTTCTAGCAGAAGGTGGGTTCGGTCTGGTTCATAAAGGGGTTTTAAGGGATGGATTGGTTGTTGCAGTAAAACAGCTGAAGTTTATTGGATCTCAAGCAGACGCTGATTTTCATAGAGAAGTTCGAGTTTTGAGCTGTGCCCAGCACAGGAATGTTGTGCTGCTGGTTGGGTACTGCATTCAGGGAAATCGGAGACTATTTGTCTATGAGTTCATTTGCAACAAGTCCTTGGACTTCCATTTACATG gaaaaaaagaaacaactcTAGATTGGAGCTCACGCCTTAAGATAGCTATTGGGACAGCAAGAGGCTTACGATATCTTCATGAAGATTGCAGAGTGGGATGCATAGTTCACAGGGATCTCAGACCAAAAAACATTCTCTTAACTCACGATTTTGAACCTTTG GTTGCTGATTTTGGACTTGCACAATTGTACAATGAATGGGAAGTTTCTGAAGATGAACATCTAATTAGAACTTCAAG ATATCTTGCCCCAGAATACTCTAATGATGGAAAGGTCACAGAGAAGGTTGACGTATATGCTTTTGGCTTGGTGGTATTGGAGTTGATAACTGGTAGAAAAACCACTGACTTGCAATGCTACAGCAGTCAGCACCTTCTTTCAGGAAGCCTTTCCCCTACATCTGGAAAGGGACCATATCTTTCAGCATTTAAAAATCAGCTGCTCGACTCCAACTTGACCTCATCTCAGCTTGAAAACTTCCCTTATGAACTACAGGCAATGAGTCATGCTGCTTATATGTGTCTACAGGAAGATCCTCATATGCGACCTCCCATTTCAAAG GTACTTAAACTACTAGAAGGAGGCAGTGGCATTCTTGATTCAAATTCATTTGGTAGTAGAAGTGGTTATATGCAGGGAACAAATTCTAAAAACCATCCTATATCAACGGGACATTCTCGCAGGCTCTCTTACTAA
- the LOC129904047 gene encoding cytochrome P450 CYP82D47-like, producing MDSVLIAVTLASSLFVLFLLHKHFFSTKKQSRIRRVPEAGGAWPIIGHLHLLGGSESDQLPHKILGRMADKYGPIFGMKLGVHQAIVVSDPKLAKECFTTNDLALASRPKSMASEIIGYKDAMIGLGPYGPYWRETRKIATIELFSTRRIETLKHVREFEVKSAIKEVYNNWVKNNLNGAVKMEMKEWIEDLVMNTMGKMLFGKRRRSNEEEGINKAHKAIRRFFELLGAFVVADFLPYLRWLDIGGHEKAMKEVAKELDFVVEEWLAEHKLKKIKSVEEEDFMDVMLSICEDRDLPGFDADTAIKATCMALLSAGTDTTIVTLTWTLSLLLNNYEALQKAQDELDAHVGKNRWVKESDIKNMVYLQAIIKEALRLYPAAPLSVPHESMEDCTINGYDIPKGTRLLVNLWKIHHDPNIWPNPHEFKPERFLTTHKDVDVRGNHFELLPFGSGRRMCPGISLALQVLPFVIAVLLQGFDMKRTSDEPIDMSESFGLTVLKASPLEVLLAPRLAAVLYE from the exons ATGGATTCCGTTTTGATTGCCGTTACACTGGCTAGCTCCTTATTTGTTCTTTTCTTACTTCACAAACATTTTTTCTCAACTAAAAAGCAGAGTAGAATTAGAAGGGTACCTGAAGCTGGCGGAGCATGGCCTATTATCGGTCATCTCCACCTTCTCGGTGGATCCGAATCTGATCAATTGCCTCACAAGATCCTGGGCCGCATGGCAGATAAGTACGGTCCTATTTTCGGTATGAAGCTTGGAGTTCATCAGGCTATAGTTGTGAGCGATCCCAAATTAGCAAAAGAGTGCTTCACAACAAACGATTTAGCCCTAGCGAGCCGGCCTAAATCCATGGCTTCAGAGATCATAGGCTACAAAGACGCCATGATTGGACTTGGTCCTTACGGACCTTACTGGAGAGAAACAAGGAAGATTGCCACAATTGAACTTTTCTCCACTCGCCGAATCGAAACGCTCAAACACGTCAGGGAATTTGAGGTAAAATCAGCTATTAAAGAGGTTTATAATAATTGGgtgaagaataatttaaatGGTGCTGTGAAGATGGAGATGAAGGAATGGATTGAGGATTTAGTTATGAACACTATGGGGAAAATGTTATTCGGAAAAAGGCGCAGGAGTAATGAGGAAGAAGGAATAAATAAAGCTCACAAAGcaattaggagattttttgAATTGTTAGGTGCTTTTGTTGTGGCTGATTTCTTACCTTATTTAAGATGGCTGGATATAGGAGGCCATGAGAAAGCAATGAAGGAGGTTGCTAAAGAATTGGactttgttgttgaagaatggtTAGCAGAAcacaaattgaagaagattaAATCtgttgaagaagaagatttCATGGATGTCATGCTTTCTATTTGTGAAGACAGAGATCTGCCTGGATTTGATGCCGATACTGCTATCAAAGCTACATGTATG GCTCTGCTGTCAGCAGGTACAGACACCACGATCGTAACTCTAACATGGACTTTATCTTTACTCCTAAACAACTACGAAGCACTACAAAAGGCCCAAGATGAGCTAGACGCTCATGTTGGCAAGAACAGATGGGTCAAAGAATCGGATATCAAAAATATGGTTTATCTTCAAGCTATTATTAAAGAAGCATTACGTTTATATCCGGCTGCACCGCTCTCGGTACCACACGAGTCGATGGAGGATTGTACTATCAATGGCTACGATATTCCAAAAGGCACTCGCTTATTAGTAAACTTATGGAAGATTCATCACGATCCTAATATATGGCCAAATCCTCACGAGTTTAAGCCAGAGAGGTTCTTGACGACCCACAAGGATGTCGATGTAAGGGGCAATCACTTTGAGTTGTTACCTTTTGGTAGTGGAAGAAGAATGTGCCCTGGGATTTCTTTGGCCCTTCAAGTTTTGCCCTTTGTAATAGCAgtgttgctgcaggggtttgACATGAAGAGGACTTCAGATGAACCAATTGATATGAGTGAGAGCTTTGGATTGACAGTGCTCAAAGCTTCTCCGCTTGAAGTTCTCCTAGCTCCGCGCTTGGCTGCCGTTCTTTATGAATGA